The Leopardus geoffroyi isolate Oge1 chromosome C3, O.geoffroyi_Oge1_pat1.0, whole genome shotgun sequence genomic interval TGtaggctaaggaaaaaaaaaaaaaatcaaggtgagGAAACCCAGGCCCAGAATAGGGAGGTTGACTCAGGTCATATAATGAGCAGAGTCCGAAGCAGATACAGGTTTTCGAGCCCACAGTCTGGGGTTTACCGCAATGTCACAGCACCTTTGGATGTGGATATTTGGCACTTTGATCATTGGtgtaatttgaaataaaacaagtCAGCTATAAAGGGTAGGAAAGGTCATTTTGTGTTGGTTATTCTCCTGTTGACTCGTTAGACTCCAAGCCTTCTCTGTCCTGCCTTGTGCCCTAGGAAGTTGACTGCTACAGATTGCATTACCTAGTGCTCTTGCAGGCTAATTTCAATTTGGGTTCACCAATGGGAGGCACTGAaaggagagagatgagagagcagggaggaaagagaggttgggggtattttcttcttcctccttgccCTCTTTCTGCAATGCCTCTGGTAGTAGCTGTGTCCCTCTGCGATATAGTTTTGCCTGAGTAGTCGCTTCTTCATGGATCTAGACCCACTGAACCTTGATAACACTATTTGCTTCTCTTATCTCTGCAACTCTAGGAGTGATAATGGCTTTCCATGATTGCTAGCTTCTATGTGCGCCATCATCCCTCATTTAGTCCCTTAACCTTGCCCATACATACACAGAGTCTCTTCCTTCAGGTCTCTTTATGTGGCTCATTTGGAGTGAAGGCTGTGTCCTGCCAGAACCCCGACCAAGCATTCTGAGGGATGTTGACAAGGAAGGGAGACAGGGTTATGGTCTACGTGGTATTTGTGCCTAATGCTGGCCTTGAGTAGGAGCTTCTAGATGGGGAAACATGGGGAAGAGATACCAGAGTGTTTGGGGTCACGACTCCAGGAAATGTCAAGATAACTCCAATGTCACTTCCAGAGTGTTGCTTTCATTGGCTCCCCAGCCTGTAGTAGACTGTTCCTCTGTAGTCCATAGTGCCTGTCTACAgttctataattttctatttgCAAAACTCCTCCCTTAAAGGCAGGGAGAGATCacctcattctttccttctttatttcccaGGCAATACCTAGTGACCAATAGGCACTTAATACTTCCTGAGTGAATTTATATTCAAGGTATTATCTCTAAGAAATTGAAGTTATCTGACTGGGAGCTATATAGAATTTGGGCAGCAATCATGACTACAAATTTGCAACTGTGGTTTTCTGTAGTTGTAGAATGTGTATAGAAATGTGTGTAGAAtgtgtaggggaaaaaaatgatgtttCACACTTTACAACTCATCCTGTTCTTCACTTCAGCCCGTGTGAAACTGTGACCTGATGTGTGTGGGTGTAATTAGTGTGGGGCATATATGGGATCTCTCTTGCAAAGCCATATGTGGTTTGTGTGTTTCATCTTGAAATAATCAAGGTCAGTCTCTCGGTACTAACTCAGAATTCTATGGGTGTATCAATCTGCTATATCAATCTGTTTCACAAATGGTAGGGTCCTCCAGAGACAAGGACTGGTGATGAATAAGCCCTCTAAGTTGCCAACCAGACTAGTGTTAAAAGGCAGACTTGCAGATTATCTGCTTAGAAATGGCCTAGAGTTCAAAGAGTTAACATGAGAAAATGTGGGCCTTTGCTATAGACTTTATTAGACTTCGGTCTGTTTCCATGGAGCTGTTGCCAAGGTACGTGTAACCAAAATTTCTCTAAGACAATGTTCCACTCCCCTAAGGCTCTCTTCTTTTTGGCTGACATGGAATCTATCTAAACTTGAGAAATTGAACTCATTTGTAGGTTTTTCTTCTGACTAGTTAAAATATCTGCCTATTCTTTCTTAAAACCCATTGACCTCAATCTTCTTACCCCAGGGGGTTGCCAAGAACTGGAGGGAAGGGGCATAAGTTAAAGATGAGGCAATGGCTCTTTACACACTTGTTTTATGAAACCCAAATTGAGACAGATGACAAAGGACATTCTTTCTGATGTcccaatttatatttattctggAATACCTTTCAAGAGTATGCATATCAAATGACATTTTCTTACAACTTCAGTGAATCACTTAAAAAGAGTAAGATTCATAAGTTGGAGTTCTTCTGGGAAATATGAGACCATATGGTCATCATTGTATACAGAGAGTACTAAGAAAAAAACCTACcagagctcattcattcattctctaaAGCTCTATCTACATGGCCCTACGGGATTCTCCTTACTATTTATATTCCTCTGTGCACCCTCCTCAAGGACTTGGGCTTGCTGTTCTCTCTGGAAGTTTCTTCTCCTCCTATGGCTCACTTCCTCCCTGTACCCAAATTTCTTCTCAAATGCCACCTGCTCAGAGAGGCCTTTACTGGCCCCTCTATCTAAAAGATCAGCTCTCTTcatacagtctctgtctctgctttacttttcttcacACGCGTTATTACCACTTGATCttgtattatgtatttatctATTGCCAGTCTTTGTCATCGAAAAGAGCTCAGAGAAAGGGACTTTGATGTATTCATTGCTGTATCCCTAGCAGCTGGGTCTGTGCCTActggaaattcagaaaagaataaaatttatatgagATAAGACATTGGTAACCTCCAAAAAGGTAGCCTTGAAAGAGGAACTTAAAAAATCAACTTGTCACATTCAGTACTTGGGGGCCTTCAATAAGTTCCTGTCTTAGGTGAGTGGTGAGGAGATTAGCAGTTCTTACTGGGCATAGAAGCACCCACGTGACTGCATGGTTTGAGGAGTGTCCAAAGATCCTTTTAACTAAAAGTATTactgtctgcttctccccctcATTCCCACAATGCCTGAAATTCCAAAGAGTAGTTCCCAGGAATCATAATCATTCTGATTGTATTAAGGCATAGGGCCATTTGGGAGAACGAACAAATACTAATTGGAATTTTGTTGACCTGGTTATCCAATCAGGACCCACAGCCACTTGTAAGATCTGGAGCCTGGGCCCTCAGGGACTGGGAAATCGGGGACAATGAGTCATTGTGACACAAGGGGGCGGGAGAGAACAGGGATGACCAGGCGAGGAGGAGATTGAAATAGAGCCTGGAAAGGGGAAGTGCCCCTATGTTAGGGCCAGTTGGGTAATCTAAGGTGGAGGGAGTGCCCATGCAAGAGATCAGAGTGTGAATCCTGCCTCCTCCACTTAAGGATTCTAGGGATAATCTTAGGCAATTTTCttgatctctctgcccctaattTCCATCTGCGAGATGGGAATTACAAGACCTACTTCAAAGGGttgctgtgaggaataaatgaaactCATGTTTATCAAGGACTTAGCATGGTACCTAACACACGGCCTGTACTCAAGAGATAAATTGGAGTTCTGATGGTTATGATTCAAATGCTGCTGCCCTTCACAGACCATTGGAGGCCCAACTTCATGGACGGTTTGCTACCTCCGTCTTGGAGCATTTCTGGATTCCTTCATATGAGAACAGGGTCTGTCTTTGCCGAGCTACTGGAGTACTCTGATGGTActtccttcatagcacttactGCTTGCTGCCCTGTGTTGCTgccttgtatttatttctgtccATGCTTGAAGTCTGCAATAATACTATAAGTTCCTGGAGGACAGAACTGGGATCTGATTTGTTTACTGTTCCTGACATTGTCTCACCATTCCTTGTACATCACAGATACCCATAAATGTACATTGCCCCCACGGATGAATATCTGCAAACACCTCATCAATTATTGTATAATCCAGTAATTTTCACAGTCCTTTGTAAAAATGGCCCAACTAGTCAATCTACAGGTTAAAGGGAACGCAATTTAGAATGTGACCACTGCATCTGGTCTAAGGGTGGTTTAGTTGTGGTGTTCAGGCTTGTCAGCAATATCTGTCAGAGGCTGCTGGGACAGGGCAGCCAAGGTCCTTTAAGAAGCAGTTGGACTGGCCTGGATAGAAGACTAAATTCTAAATTGCaaatttccagggcgcctgggtggctcagtgggttgatcttcccactttggctcaggtcatgatctcacagtttgtgggtttgggccccacgttgggcactgtgatgacagctcagagcctggagtctgcttcggattctgtgtctctgtcactctctgccctctcccctcccccaacttgagctctgtctctgtctctcaaaaatagacgttaaaaaaaaaaaaaataaactgcaaattTCCATTCAATAAGTGAGTTGATGCTGATAATCTGTCCGTGAAAAAGGTGAGAGAAATCTAATTTCATAATTATtggaacaagaagaaagaatcaaaagatCAGATTGAATTGTATGAAATACAAAATGGTCAGATACAGGTTTTTTTCAAATGATTCTCAACCTGCGTAATTATACTATCTGATCATCTGAGCAACGTATCTGTAGGATATAAATTATCATAAGGTCTAATGCACCAAGAGAGAAAGGGTACCATGGATCTCCCTCTATCTTTTCTGTTCTGAGTTACTGACTTAACATCTGTCCAGCAACTTCCCATCACGGCTGAAGTAGCATTTCGGAAGCCCAACTAAGGAGCAAGTGTGACCTGTACTTGTGGACACACCAGATGGGTAAGTGGGCCTGTGGCAAAGCAAGGGGAGAGGGCTGCGATGCCCTGGAGCAGAGCCACGCCGCAGCTGCAGGAGGGTAGGCGGGCAGATGACCGGCAGATGAAGGCCAGCCTTCAGGGGCAGAGCAGCCTTTGAAGTCAGGCCTGGCTGGTGGAGACAGACTGCTCGGAAAAACCAGGACCTGGCTTGAGATTGAGGTTGGCAAAAAGACATCACGCTGTACTTGGACAGCATTTTCGACGGACCATGTTTCTAATTCCCTCTTATAAACTCTGGATAATGCAGATTTTTATAAGGTTATGTTTTTGTaagaaagtgaaattatatgaattgtaaatatgtatgtaaatatgtatggAGATGATGTCAGCGACACTCATAGCCCAGATCCTCCCGTTGCGCAGGGATGCTCCAAGTTGCtgatgcttgtttgttttgttttttgcttgttggCGTGGCCCGGGCATATAGACCTGATGTCATAAAAGGAACCCCAGATTCCAAGGGAAGTTCTATCTATACCAATCCAGCTTAGCTCAGAAACACAGTCTCTttgagggtgtctgggtggctcagttggttaagcgtccaactcttggtttcagctcaggtcatgaactcatggttcaggagtttgagccccgcatagggctccatTAGCACAGACCCTGtttaggactctctctccctctctctgcccctccccctcttcaaactaaactaaaaaaaaaaaaaagaaaagaaaagaaaagaaacaatctctttttaaatccctttttcttctctcccattctTTGCCTGGaatttgatttctgtatgtttttttcctatgaatAAGTGTGGAAGCGATTCTGACCTATTCTTCCCCCCTCTGTCCGCTCGAGCCCCAGGCCTTCTTGCTGCTCCTGGAACATGCcctgccttccctttcctccaggtCTTTGTACAGTCCCCTGCCTGGACTGGTGTCCCCAGATACCTGCCTGGCTCCCTCACTCCCGGCAGTCACTGGTTCAGAGGTCACCTTCTGGGGGACGCCTTTCACAAGCATCGCTGTTTTAAATTGTACTGCATAGTCCCCTTTGCAACTTTATATCCATTCTACCTTTTAAGagatatgatatatatttcatgtattttgcattgtctgccttcctcccctccatCTATTAGGGCGAAGCGTTCACAAGGGCAGACATTTGTATCTGCTTTGTGtgctgtgtgctgtgtgcactggaacagtgcctggcacagaggaagcGCTCACATGCTTGTCGAATACATGGATGGATACTAAGAAGATGTGAGAACTAATGTTCATGACTTGCTCTTCCTCTTGCCTCCTTCTTTAAACCGTTGCGTATCTGCAGAGTAGCCACAAAAGCCTTTCCAGATGTAGAGAAGTGGAACGGTTTCAAAATCGGTGGCAGGTTCAAGCACATACACCTTGTGCAGATTCCAGACTGGGTGCAAATTAGATTTCAGCTCTGCTCCCCATTCGCCAGCCTGCACTTTccgaaaagtatttttaaaggtatGCATTCCAGGTTAAATAGATTCCTGTGCATCTCAGCATATTTCaaggcagagaaataaaatgatctgCCAACAActtaattcacaaatatttatgaagctcctaccatgtgccaagcctCCCTGTGGTAGGCCTTGGcaggaaacacaaaggaaaaaagcaaagtcCCAGTCCTTAAGGGCTTTAGCATCGAGAAGGCGGTAGAAGGTAAgtgaagataaagaaaatagaaggcagAATGTGATAACTATTGATTCGGGGGTAGTGCTTGTCCTTCTGCTTCAATCTCTGGATCTTATTTTTACAAGAACCAACACTTTTTTGGGGAAAGACACTTATGCCCAACTTGAGAGTGTCTTCCACTGTTGCCTCCTCATCCCAaccctcatccccccacccccccagccccaggaagGAAACGGAGACAGTAAAAGTTCAGAGCCATGGAAAGGGGCCTTAGGGTCTTCAGTTCCGCCCAGGCCTAAGGAAGGAAGACCAGACTCCATCTTGCTCAGTGCTGCAGCTGACGTGCAGAATACCACCTCCACGGAGGGGCCCACGGGGCTGGGTGCCTACTCTGAGCCCTGCCAAGCGGCCCCCACCTCTGCtagagaagcagggagaaaggagagaacagtTCTGCTTTTACAGAACTGGTGCAATCAGGCGGAAGGGGCCCCGGCTGGTTTCAGCCTCAGGGAATCCTGTGTCCCCCCATAGTTAAGGTAAAGGCATCCTGGCCTTGGGGCGGCCGGTTCTAAAAGACAGCCTACATGAATTCTTTCAGACACAGTTTTAGAAAAAAGCAAAGTGTGGACAGACTTGTATGCACCAAAGATGACCTAACCGCTTGTGAGATGATTTTgttaaattctatatatatattttaaatttttttaatgtttatttttgagagagatagagagatagagagcaagcaggggagggacagagagagggagacacagaattcgaagcaggctccaggttctgagctgtcagcacagagcccgatgtggggctagaactcataaacagtgagatcatgacctgacccgaagtcagatgcttaaccgactgagccccccaggtgccccgatatttttttcttaaatatatcttacaaataaagaggaaggaataaaCATCATTAAGTAGTATTCAGCCTGAGGAATGGGAACCTGACACCCATCCACAATTCTCCGCAGTGGCAAGGGCCACATGGGAAGATCTGAGTACTCAGAGAGTTCACAAAAGGACAACAGCATCCACCTGGGTAATCTGGAAACACTCTGGGGAGGAGGTGTCTAGTACCGTCCCTAGACAACCAAGAGAAGTCCTTGGATGTGGATGTGGCCCCACATGTTAGAGGGCCTCACTCTGCTCAGCCCCCACAGCCTTCCGCACAGAGCGAGGAAAAGCACTGTGCTTTCAAAGCACTTTTTCTCAGGAGGCTGAGCCCTCATGTGGGTTCTCTGAGTGATCTGGGGTGTctgtgtgggtgtgcgtgtgtgtgtgtgtttgtgtacgtACCTGCCCATGCACACACAGGGGCAAGGTGGGAGCCCTCATTTATCTACCTAGAGCCTTTATTCATAAAACAAGGGGGTGGGTTATCAGGGTTTGCAAGCCCTCTTACGGCAACCCTGGGGGACCAATGAGTGATCACGGGTCCTTCCCCGAAGCCCAGAACAGGGCTCTCTGCTTCACCTCCAAGATGAGATTACCTGTAAAATTTCATCCTAACTTTCCAAACCTGGACAGAAAAAGCCTCCAGGTCTTGGGCTGGAGCTCTAAGATCCTTTCTAGGCCCCAGTTCCTAGGGTTCTGTGATTCTGTGAAAGGAAGTGACAGCTAAGTCCCAGGATGCAGCTGAACCCAGAGCACTAACGTGGGTTGTCTGTGACTCTAAATATCTTCCTTTTATGCCTCCTTCCCGGGGACTCACTCTGACATCTTTTCACCTGGACGATtcactgcatttatttatttcactgaatttatttctCATCCCATCATTACCTACGAGTGTCTCTTGGCAGAAAGAGCCACGGGCTCTGTAGATGGTGGAGAACCCCATGCCTGGTCACCGGGAGAGGTACACTCAGCCGCCAAGGGGCCAGCAGCAGACCTTCAAGGTGGAACGGAAGCAGCTGCAGAGTCAGCACAATCACTCAGGTGGCCGCCCCTGCACCAGCCCCCATCCCTGCAGGTGGTTGCCCTGGGCTGACAGTGAACTCGAGCAGCTGGTTGCTGAGCTGCACTCTTTTGGCAAAGCCTGATGGCGTTCAGTGCCTGCCACCTGCCCTAAGCATCTTCCAAGTCGTCTCTTCTCAGGAGCCCTCTTTCCTTTGCCCTCCATATCTCTATGCCATGCCCATTCAGGCTTCTAACCTGTatcttctttctcattctgaaTCTGGccattctgtgtctcacttccTGGTAGCCCGGCTCAGTGAGCCGCTTGCTTATGTACAGTGACTTGCTATGTTAACTTTCCCAGGATATTTTTGGCTCTTGCATATCTTTCCCTCCTTTACCACATTATAAAGTTTATCAGTGTGGGTCATTCCCATTATTGGAAAATTCCCCAAGGCAAAAATGATCATGTTCCTATGGCATGTAGGAGGTATTCTGCAAACATCTGTTGATGAGTGGGTTATCTCACAGGAACCTCCTGGAGGCATGCCTGTGGGGTGATGTATTTGGGGGCAGAGGACGCTTCCAGCCATTCCCCTAGTCATCACCTGGATGCCCACCTCCATGTCCCTGTCTAAGCCCCTTCGTGACCTGCACGTGTGTGCCAGGGTTTCACAGTTACCAGAGAATCATTGGCTCGGAGTTGTTGGAGGACAGAAGCACCATGTTTCTCCAGCAGGCCTATGATGGACAAGATTTCACGATCTTCACTAAAGATATCCTTTCCTAGATGGTTATTGATAATGTGGCTCACATTACCAAGTGGGCACAGGAGGCTGATTGGCATGAGTTAATATCAAAAGAATTGGCTAGAAGAAGAACATACTGCTTCATTAGAGAGGTTCCTGCAGTTTGGGGAAGATATCCTGCAAAGGATAGGTAACAAGAAGGGAGAACACCAGGTCCCTACATCCTCAGAACCCTTGGGTTTATATATAACTTCCTCTCATCTAGGTTGTAGTCACCCCATTCTGAAATCCACCTTGTTAGTTGCACTGCGGTGATCTGTAACTCCCCGTGAAAACTTCCCTTAGTTACTTTTTATCAGCACCTAGACAAGATTCAGCAACTCCACTTGTCTTGATAGAGTGGAGTACTTCCAAGGGACACCTCCTTTTTGAGGTATCCGGTGAGACAAATCCTTCCATCTCCTGTCAGTGATAAGCTGGAAAATACTTTGGGAGGAAGCCATTCTTATAAGTGGTTTATTAAACTGAGGGCTCATACAGTACCAGTATGAGCGAAAATCTGGactcataaagaaaacaaatggagggTCTTTACTAGATTTATCATAAGATTCCTTTCAGTATAAAGTTCCTCTTAGACATTAAAGATATGACTCAGCTGGTCAACTTTTAGTTAATACAGACTTTTCACATAATCTCACCATTCAAAATGCATTTATGTCTGTATCATGCTATGGGTAACTCCTAGATACAACATGCCTTTTCCCCTAGGAGTGATCTTTAATGGTGGGACTTTCCAGAGCTGTGACAGGCTTTGGGGAGGCATCTGGGTCACAGTTATGAATGTGGACTATCTGCCCGAGAATATCAGCTTTGGAGGCAGATGACTAGAGTTTGAACTTCAACCCTCCCACTCACTAGCTGAATAACCATCTTAATTGCAATGGTCGCTGGTAACAGAAATCTACTCAAACTGGCTTAGACACAAAGAGGAAGCTATTTGAAAGACAAGAATCAGGGCTGTGTGAGAACCCAAGAAACtaaaaccaagattcagatggCTTTTTCCATGAGGTGGGGATGTGGCAGCCAGCATAAAGCTTATGCATATCCTCCTAGCTTCACCATTCTAGAGGaatgggcttctctctcccaatTCTAGCtacaaaaatgcttttttttcacaGGAGAACTACGGTTGGTCTGAATCGGATCATGTGCCACTCCCCAGACTAATCACTGCAACCATCAGGACGAGTTTCTAAGATTGGCTGTGGGTAACAGAATCCCGGTAAGAAATGACTGGCACACTCAAAATGATTTCACTGAATAGAGTTCAATCACGGGATCATGCACAGAGGTACAATCAGGATTGGGGAGACCAGTAAGGCACAGTGAAGTACCCAGAGACTTGCAGCACAGGGAAACTGTTACACCCCCAAATCTGAAGGGGCGAGCAAGGGTCGGTGCCCTAGAAGAAGTGCCTTCTAGCAAGTGCTGTGCCTGTGGAGAAACACAGCAGCTGGCAGACTGCAGTGAGGTGGTTGGGGAACAG includes:
- the LOC123586571 gene encoding LOW QUALITY PROTEIN: major histocompatibility complex class I-related gene protein (The sequence of the model RefSeq protein was modified relative to this genomic sequence to represent the inferred CDS: inserted 2 bases in 1 codon; substituted 2 bases at 2 genomic stop codons) — encoded protein: MVENPMPGHRERYTQPPRGQQQTFKVERKQLQSQHNHSGFHSYQRIIGSELLEDRSTMFLQQAYDGQDFTIFTKDILSXMVIDNVAHITKWAQEADWHELXYQKNWLEEEHTASLERFLQFGEDILQRIEICMIWLKNGEEIVXERGYGDILPDGDGTYQTRVSVELGPQSN